A single window of Oncorhynchus clarkii lewisi isolate Uvic-CL-2024 chromosome 10, UVic_Ocla_1.0, whole genome shotgun sequence DNA harbors:
- the LOC139419420 gene encoding forkhead box protein I3-A translates to MMSFVPQGLSPPPCGTQYPSLEQEPPEFSLYSNNFYSTPTLPSPQQATPTSYDLGDYTSPPSNPYLWFNGPELNSVPYLGGPTGPVCGPYVPQLYNMQRPYLGAGAPRGGVGDLSWFSMPSQEELMKLARPPYSYSALIAMAIHGGQDRRLTLSQIYQYVADNFPFYNKSKAGWQNSIRHNLSLNDCFKKVPRDEDDPGKGNYWTLDPNCEKMFDNGNFRRKRKRKSDSLPGEGGSSGSESLESSPKHHNNMNDVSSSSERGPSPISSAPSLCLNSFLSQMAEVGTVSNTVVSDTLHRPSLATELSQRVSPAQRYGSYSPNAPMPQWEVCMSHPQQPTISSSPPLYPAGYSDSVLTQLSSQLYPALDSASMLYPREGTEV, encoded by the exons ATGATGTCGTTTGTGCCACAGGGCCTCTCCCCACCTCCTTGTGGAACCCAGTACCCTAGCCTCGAACAGGAGCCTCCAGAGTTCAGCCTGTACAGCAACAACTTCTACAGCACTCCAACCCTGCCTAGCCCGCAGCAGGCCACCCCTACTTCCTACGACCTGGGAGACTACACCAGCCCTCCTTCCAACCCTTACTTGTGGTTCAACGGCCCAGAGCTCAACAGTGTTCCCTACCTAGGTGGGCCCACAGGGCCAGTCTGTGGGCCCTATGTGCCCCAACTCTACAACATGCAGAGGCCCTATCTGGGTGCTGGCGCGCCGAGGGGTGGTGTAGGGGACCTGAGCTGGTTCTCCATGCCCTCTCAGGAGGAGCTGATGAAGCTAGCCAGGCCACCTTACTCCTACTCTGCCCTTATTGCCATGGCGATCCACGGGGGCCAAGACAGACGGCTCACCCTGAGCCAGATCTACCAATATGTTGCAGACAACTTCCCCTTCTACAACAAGAGCAAGGCCGGGTGGCAGAACTCTATCCgccacaacctctccctcaacgactGCTTCAAGAAGGTGCCCCGAGATGAGGATGATCCAG GCAAGGGTAACTACTGGACCCTGGATCCCAACTGTGAGAAGATGTTTGACAACGGCAACTTCCGTCGCAAGAGGAAGAGGAAGTCGGACTCCCTGCCTGGTGAGGGGGGCTCCTCAGGTTCTGAGTCGTTAGAGTCCAGCCCCAAACACCACAACAACATGAATGACGTTTCCAGCTCCTCCGAGCGCggcccctcccccatctcctcagCCCCCTCCCTCTGCCTGAACAGCTTCCTGTCTCAGATGGCTGAAGTGGGGACGGTATCAAACACAGTAGTGTCAGATACCCTCCACAGACCTAGCCTGGCTACAGAGCTGTCCCAACGGGTCTCTCCGGCCCAGAGATACGGCTCCTACTCCCCCAATGCTCCGATGCCTCAGTGGGAGGTCTGTATGTCCCATCCACAGCAGCCTAccatttcctcctctcctcccctctaccctgCGGGCTACAGTGACTCTGTCCTCACCCAGCTCAGCAGCCAACTATACCCAGCCCTGGACTCTGCCTCAATGCTTTACCCACGGGAAGGCACAGAGGTGTAA